The Arachis hypogaea cultivar Tifrunner chromosome 19, arahy.Tifrunner.gnm2.J5K5, whole genome shotgun sequence genome has a window encoding:
- the LOC112778593 gene encoding protein MODIFIED TRANSPORT TO THE VACUOLE 1 yields the protein MESSRRAVESYWRSRLIDSATSDEDKVTPVYKLEEICDLLRTSHVSIVKELSEFVLKRLDHKSPIVKQKALRLIKYCVGKSGVEFRREMQRHSVAVRQLFHYKGQLDPLKGDALNKAVRDTAHEAISAIFSEENKPVAAPTEDINRRIQGFGNTNYEPPSEDKKSFISEVVGIGSASIKQGLSSLTQGHSLMKNDTGSYRSPNLRRSLTIEEERGERYEPVKYRNENQSSFELPKSSGPWSQDSRVTKTETSNGDSGASYSEGKTREDRLLETIVTSGGIRLQPTRDAIQVFLTEAAKLDAVALCHALEPKLQSPMWQVRMKAVCVLEAMLRKKDDDHFSVVFSYFTENSDAVVKCSESPQSSLREKAVRVIGLLGVGHSNSFGINSEKAVKTESTTAVELPDLIDTGDSNDNLEMENTTKNVLDQNIENLTSSRPPLVDDLFGDFSGSVGATNEPKNDDDPFAGVSFHTSEKKEHAADLFSGMDVGGDKPVDHGSRGQTSRSDPQPFDLFASNPEQTNHKEFVGDLMGGLSLEENTSSSNHKPSPPATTMQSESLFSGLNSQVPDNNLGGMLGSQTVGFNVNPMFPTGQLPYGVQPGMMLNHPYASQPFNYGAMGTLLAQQQLLATMANFQHLNNANMQNASAAQMTGPNGSTPLPDIFQPNFSNQPPTSLMNNSKKEDTKAFDFISDHIASARDSRRVI from the exons ATGGAATCGAGTCGAAGAGCTGTGGAGTCATATTGGAGGTCGAGGTTGATCGATTCAGCTACTTCGGATGAAGATAAGGTCACTCCGGTTTACAAATTGGAGGAAATCTGCGATCTTTTGAGGACATCGCATGTTAGTATTGTGAAGGAGCTTTCAGAGTTTGTGTTGAAGAGACTCGATCATAAGAGCCCAATTGTGAAACAGAAG GCTTTAAGATTGATAAAGTATTGTGTTGGAAAATCTGGTGTAGAGTTTAGAAGGGAAATGCAGAGACATTCGGTGGCAGTTCGTCAATTGTTTCATTACAAGGGACAGTTGGATCCTTTGAAAGGTGATGCACTAAATAAGGCTGTGCGAGACACGGCTCATGAGGCTATCTCTGCCATCTTTTCAGAAGAAAATAAGCCAGTGGCAGCGCCTACTGAAGATATTAACAGGCGAATACAAGGGTTTGGGAATACAAACTATGAACCACCATCAGAAGATAAGAAATCTTTTATTAGTGAGGTAGTCGGTATTGGAAGTGCATCAATTAAGCAAGGACTTAGTAGCTTAACACAGGGACATTCACTAATGAAGAATGATACTggaagctacaggagtccaaatctTCGAAGGTCATTGACCATAGAAGAAGAACGTGGTGAGAGATATGAACCGGTTAAATACCGAAATGAAAATCAGAGTAGTTTTGAGCTTCCAAAGTCCAGTGGTCCTTGGAGTCAGGATTCAAGGGTAACTAAGACGGAAACATCAAATGGTGATTCTGGTGCAAGTTATTCGGAAGGTAAGACAAGGGAGGATAGGTTGCTGGAGACAATTGTAACTTCAGGGGGTATTCGGCTACAACCCACTCGAGATGCTATTCAAGTTTTTCTAACAGAGGCTGCCAAGTTGGATGCTGTGGCTTTATGTCATGCCCTTGAACCAAAGCTTCAATCTCCCATGTGGCAG GTTCGCATGAAAGCTGTTTGCGTGCTCGAAGCCATGCttagaaagaaggatgatgatcatttttcagttgttttttctTACTTCACTGAAAATAGTGATGCAGTGGTGAAATGTTCAGAATCTCCCCAATCTTCTTTGAGGGAAAAGGCAGTCAGG GTTATTGGGCTTCTAGGTGTAGGCCACTCAAATAGCTTTGGTATTAATTCAGAGAAGGCCGTGAAGACAGAAAGTACTACTGCTGTTGAGTTGCCTGACTTGATTGACACTGGAGATTCAAATGATAATCTCGAAATGGAGAATACTACAAAGAATGTGCTTGATCAGAATATAGAAAATTTGACATCATCCAGACCTCCTCTCGTTGATGATTTATTTGGAGATTTTAGTGGTTCTGTTGGAGCTACTAATGAACCAAAAAATGATGACGACCCTTTTGCTGGTGTATCATTTCATACAAGTGagaagaaagaacatgcagctGATCTCTTTTCCGGGATGGATGTTGGTGGTGATAAACCAGTTGATCATGGAAGTCGTGGACAGACAAGTAGGAGTGATCCCCAACCCTTTGACCTCTTTGCTTCCAATCCCGAGCAAACAAATCATAAAGAATTTGTTGGTGATTTAATGGGTGGCTTGTCATTAGAGGAAAATACCTCAAGTTCAAATCATAAACCATCTCCCCCTGCGACAACAATGCAATCGGAATCTTTATTTTCGGGTTTAAATAGTCAGGTTCCAGATAATAATTTAGGTGGCATGTTGGGTTCTCAGACAGTTGGGTTCAATGTAAATCCCATGTTTCCTACGGGTCAGCTGCCTTATGGTGTGCAACCCGGTATGATGTTGAACCACCCGTATGCTTCTCAGCCCTTTAATTATGGTGCCATGGGGACTCTCTTGGCTCAGCAGCAACTCCTTGCAACAATGGCTAATTTCCAACACCTTAATAATGCCAACATGCAAAATGCTAGTGCTGCTCAAATGACTGGACCCAATGGAAGTACACCTCTTCCCGATATATTTCAACCAAATTTCTCAAACCAACCTCCTACCTCACTGATGAACAATTCAAAGAAAGAAGATACTAAAGCATTTGACTTTATCTCG GACCACATTGCTTCTGCCCGTGATTCAAGGAGAGTGATTTGA